In Candidatus Zixiibacteriota bacterium, a single genomic region encodes these proteins:
- a CDS encoding NADH-quinone oxidoreductase subunit B, producing the protein MGVASKLPVYFEQVPGGGIITTKLEQVLDWSRASSLWYMLFGLACCAIEMMCAGASRYDFDRLGMIFRASPRQSDLMFVAGTVTHKMAPRVKLLYDQMSSPKYVIAMGGCATRGGPFYYDSYSVLKGVDLIIPVDVYIPGCPPRPESLMEGCLKLMEKVKKEKMADWSRDVRPE; encoded by the coding sequence ATGGGTGTAGCATCCAAGCTGCCGGTATATTTTGAGCAGGTCCCCGGAGGGGGAATCATTACAACGAAACTCGAGCAGGTTCTCGATTGGAGCCGGGCATCATCGCTCTGGTATATGCTGTTCGGGCTCGCCTGCTGCGCTATAGAAATGATGTGCGCGGGAGCATCGCGCTATGATTTCGACAGGCTTGGAATGATATTCCGCGCATCGCCGAGGCAATCGGACCTCATGTTCGTCGCGGGTACTGTGACACACAAGATGGCGCCACGTGTGAAGCTGCTCTACGACCAGATGTCATCGCCGAAGTACGTGATCGCTATGGGCGGATGCGCAACTCGTGGTGGTCCCTTCTATTACGACTCATATTCAGTTCTGAAGGGCGTTGATTTGATAATTCCGGTTGATGTATACATCCCAGGGTGCCCTCCGAGGCCTGAATCGCTGATGGAAGGCTGCCTGAAACTGATGGAAAAGGTTAAGAAGGAAAAGATGGCCGACTGGAGCAGAGATGTCCGACCAGAGTGA
- a CDS encoding NADH-quinone oxidoreductase subunit D: protein MDEEIRSDQLISKSTDSGFATEEFMVNMGPQHPSTHGVCRLLLTMDGEVVKDCQPHVGYLHRAIEKISENRTYAQIIPLTDRFEYLTSMACNWVFCLGVERISQMEVPERAEYIRVIMVELNRIASHLVWLGTFGLDLGAITPFLYCLRERELIMDLFEMTCGQRLLYNYIRVGGVSRDLPVGFEKKCKEFVGYFMPLVDDYEALLTNNPIFLTRTKNIGILPVDMALNYAVSGPVLRGSGLKWDLRKDDPYGYYHKFDFEIPTGTVGDTWDRYIVRINEMRQSALIVKQAIEGLPEGEFRAKVKPSFKPPAGECYTRIEAARGEMGAYIVSDGTAKPTRLRLRGSSYNHIMVLPEIVKGLKIADLVAIFASFDAIMPEVDR from the coding sequence ATGGACGAAGAGATTAGATCAGACCAATTAATCAGTAAATCCACTGACTCAGGTTTTGCGACTGAAGAGTTCATGGTCAATATGGGTCCGCAGCACCCATCGACTCACGGCGTATGCCGCTTGCTACTTACAATGGACGGCGAGGTGGTCAAAGACTGCCAGCCGCACGTCGGCTACCTCCATCGCGCGATTGAGAAGATCTCTGAAAACCGCACTTATGCTCAGATAATTCCACTCACCGACAGATTCGAATATCTCACGTCGATGGCCTGCAACTGGGTTTTCTGTCTCGGTGTCGAGCGTATCTCGCAGATGGAAGTGCCCGAGCGCGCCGAGTATATACGGGTCATCATGGTGGAATTGAACAGAATCGCGTCGCATCTGGTGTGGCTTGGGACATTCGGTCTTGATCTGGGTGCAATCACGCCATTCCTATATTGTCTGCGCGAACGCGAGCTGATAATGGATCTCTTCGAGATGACATGCGGGCAGAGATTGCTCTACAACTACATTCGCGTCGGTGGAGTATCGAGAGACCTTCCCGTCGGATTCGAGAAGAAATGTAAAGAGTTTGTCGGATATTTCATGCCGCTCGTGGACGATTACGAGGCTCTTCTGACGAATAACCCGATCTTCCTTACGCGCACCAAGAATATCGGTATTCTTCCGGTCGATATGGCGCTCAATTATGCCGTATCGGGGCCGGTGCTGCGCGGCAGCGGACTGAAGTGGGATCTTCGAAAAGACGATCCGTACGGCTACTACCACAAATTTGATTTCGAAATCCCAACCGGTACAGTCGGCGACACCTGGGATAGATATATCGTGCGCATCAATGAGATGAGACAGTCTGCGCTGATCGTAAAGCAAGCCATTGAAGGCCTGCCGGAAGGCGAATTCCGCGCAAAGGTGAAGCCATCATTCAAACCGCCTGCCGGTGAGTGCTACACTCGAATCGAAGCGGCTCGTGGTGAAATGGGTGCTTACATCGTCAGCGATGGCACGGCAAAGCCTACACGACTGCGACTCCGTGGGTCATCCTATAATCACATTATGGTTCTGCCGGAGATTGTCAAAGGGCTCAAGATCGCTGATCTGGTCGCAATATTTGCATCGTTTGATGCCATTATGCCGGAGGTTGATCGCTAA
- a CDS encoding NADH-quinone oxidoreductase subunit A: MQLENYGTVGIFLLVSVGFVLMTFIIARIFRPQRPTPSQLQAYECGEPTIGPSWVQYNVRYYIFALLFVIFDVEVVFLIPWAVVYKQLGLFALIEMLIFLFILIFGLVYAWKKEVLKWV; the protein is encoded by the coding sequence ATGCAACTCGAGAACTACGGAACAGTCGGAATATTCCTCTTAGTCTCCGTCGGCTTTGTCCTGATGACATTTATCATTGCCAGGATCTTTCGACCGCAGCGACCCACCCCAAGTCAATTGCAGGCATATGAATGCGGCGAGCCGACCATCGGGCCGTCATGGGTACAGTACAACGTCCGCTACTATATTTTTGCACTGCTTTTTGTGATTTTCGATGTTGAAGTCGTCTTTCTGATCCCGTGGGCGGTCGTATACAAGCAGCTCGGACTCTTCGCATTGATCGAGATGCTGATATTCCTTTTTATTCTGATCTTCGGTCTCGTGTATGCCTGGAAGAAGGAGGTATTGAAATGGGTGTAG
- the nuoH gene encoding NADH-quinone oxidoreductase subunit NuoH: protein MELCGIFSWVGDLLREIGLSGTPFLIVSNVMVAAALLGILSLMALFLVWWERKVSAHIQDRLGPMRVGYHGALQTLADGLKLLQKEDITPSGADRGVFFWAPVITFVACFMAYVTIPWGEGLIPADLNIGILYIIAITTFTVISLLMAGWGSNNKWALLGGMRSAAQVISYEVPLTVAILGVIVLAESLSMQKIVTAQDGVLNWFIWRQPLGFVIYIIAATAEVNRTPFDLPEAEQELVAGFNVEYSGMKFAMFFLAEFLNMFTVAAIATTLFLGGWNGPILPSWLWFLGKTLVIVFVLMWFRWTYPRLRVDHLMEFAWKWLLPLAFLNLILTGIGHYLWETLFG from the coding sequence ATGGAGCTTTGCGGCATTTTCAGTTGGGTCGGCGACTTACTCCGCGAGATCGGGCTTTCGGGAACACCATTCTTAATCGTTTCCAATGTCATGGTCGCAGCAGCTCTCCTCGGCATTCTCTCACTGATGGCGCTGTTCCTTGTGTGGTGGGAGCGAAAAGTCTCCGCGCACATACAGGATCGTCTTGGACCGATGCGTGTAGGGTACCACGGCGCGCTGCAGACGCTCGCCGATGGTCTTAAACTGCTCCAAAAAGAAGATATCACGCCTTCAGGTGCAGATCGAGGAGTCTTTTTCTGGGCGCCGGTCATCACGTTTGTAGCCTGCTTCATGGCGTATGTCACGATTCCGTGGGGCGAAGGATTGATCCCGGCCGATCTCAATATCGGTATTCTCTACATCATCGCGATTACGACCTTCACAGTCATCAGTCTACTGATGGCAGGATGGGGATCGAACAATAAATGGGCACTGCTGGGCGGCATGCGCTCCGCGGCGCAGGTGATTTCTTATGAAGTCCCGCTGACCGTCGCCATCCTCGGTGTGATCGTTCTTGCAGAGTCGCTTTCGATGCAAAAAATCGTGACGGCGCAGGATGGTGTGCTGAACTGGTTCATCTGGAGGCAGCCGCTTGGATTTGTGATCTATATCATTGCTGCGACTGCCGAAGTCAATCGCACTCCATTTGATCTGCCGGAAGCGGAGCAGGAATTGGTAGCCGGGTTTAATGTCGAATATTCCGGAATGAAATTCGCCATGTTCTTCCTGGCGGAGTTTTTGAATATGTTCACCGTTGCGGCTATAGCAACGACGCTGTTCCTCGGAGGCTGGAACGGTCCGATTCTGCCGTCATGGCTATGGTTCCTCGGCAAGACGCTGGTTATCGTCTTTGTCTTGATGTGGTTCAGATGGACTTACCCGCGACTGAGAGTCGATCATCTTATGGAATTCGCGTGGAAGTGGCTTCTGCCGCTGGCATTCCTGAACTTGATTCTGACTGGAATCGGCCACTACCTGTGGGAGACGCTTTTCGGATAG
- a CDS encoding NADH-quinone oxidoreductase subunit I, with protein sequence MGNFRSLIDGVYNLLLGLGVTARRLPKPAVTLQYPKERWEMPERSRGIVVLLSDKETGELNCTGCLLCEKACPTGAITIEREKNEQKKWYARSFTVDNTICCFCGLCEEACNFAAIKMATMYEFSVYNQSELIYDINRLQELGRDVPYTPRPKKKPAAKVTEGGEADKAGEAEPEAEE encoded by the coding sequence ATGGGTAACTTTAGAAGTCTCATAGATGGTGTCTACAATTTGCTCTTAGGCCTTGGCGTGACCGCCAGGCGGTTGCCAAAGCCGGCTGTAACGCTTCAGTACCCCAAAGAGCGTTGGGAGATGCCGGAGCGATCGCGCGGTATAGTGGTCCTTCTCTCCGACAAGGAGACTGGCGAACTCAACTGCACAGGATGCTTGCTCTGTGAGAAAGCTTGTCCTACGGGCGCGATTACCATCGAGCGCGAGAAGAATGAGCAGAAAAAGTGGTACGCCAGAAGCTTCACGGTAGACAATACCATTTGTTGTTTCTGTGGTCTCTGCGAAGAGGCATGCAATTTCGCGGCGATCAAAATGGCGACAATGTATGAGTTCTCTGTTTACAATCAAAGCGAACTGATTTACGATATAAACAGGCTGCAGGAACTCGGAAGAGACGTGCCGTATACGCCCAGGCCAAAGAAGAAACCGGCTGCGAAGGTAACTGAGGGTGGAGAGGCTGACAAAGCAGGAGAAGCCGAACCGGAGGCAGAAGAGTAG
- a CDS encoding NADH-quinone oxidoreductase subunit J produces the protein MLSETASLVFWVIAFVTIMSAILVVSLRNIFHSALFLVLCLFAVAGIFILCEAEFLAGVQVLIYAGGIAVLMIFAVMLTTQMTNYSISQQNEQRPLSALVAFCFLLIAVGSILKTLSVPGGFPLASHPEIEGSTTHTIGQLLLRDFVLPFELVSVVLLVALIGAVVLAKKDGE, from the coding sequence ATGCTATCTGAAACTGCGTCATTGGTGTTCTGGGTAATCGCCTTCGTGACAATCATGTCGGCCATACTCGTGGTGAGTCTACGGAATATTTTTCACTCTGCCCTATTCCTGGTGCTGTGCCTCTTTGCTGTCGCCGGAATATTCATTCTTTGTGAGGCGGAGTTCCTCGCCGGTGTTCAGGTGCTGATCTATGCCGGCGGAATAGCTGTCTTGATGATTTTCGCAGTTATGCTTACTACACAAATGACCAATTATAGCATCAGTCAACAGAATGAGCAGAGGCCTCTGAGCGCTCTCGTGGCATTCTGTTTCCTTCTGATTGCCGTCGGTTCGATACTTAAGACTCTATCTGTACCGGGCGGTTTCCCGCTGGCAAGCCACCCGGAAATCGAAGGAAGTACAACGCATACTATTGGACAGCTGCTTCTGAGAGACTTCGTGCTGCCGTTCGAGCTCGTATCAGTGGTGCTGCTGGTCGCCTTGATCGGAGCGGTTGTGCTTGCGAAAAAGGATGGTGAATAG
- a CDS encoding NADH-quinone oxidoreductase subunit C — MSDQSDMVKSLIAAFPGKVIALELAPEQAAVLVGASAVRDFFRHLKSDDKLRFDYLSSLSGVDAGEHLEVVYHIFSTVTKAKLTVKVQLPTENAEIHSICDIYRATDWYEREIRELYGIEVLNHPDMRPLLLPEDWDQGPPMRKGWTGRDFIVKPE; from the coding sequence ATGTCCGACCAGAGTGATATGGTCAAATCACTGATTGCGGCCTTTCCCGGTAAAGTCATCGCGCTTGAGCTTGCTCCGGAGCAGGCTGCCGTCCTCGTGGGAGCATCTGCAGTGCGGGACTTCTTCCGACATCTGAAAAGTGATGACAAACTCAGGTTCGACTATCTATCCTCTCTTTCGGGAGTCGATGCCGGCGAGCATCTTGAAGTAGTCTATCACATATTTTCGACTGTTACAAAAGCAAAACTGACTGTGAAGGTTCAACTCCCGACCGAGAACGCCGAGATCCACTCGATCTGCGACATCTATCGCGCTACTGATTGGTACGAGCGGGAGATTCGTGAGCTTTACGGTATAGAAGTGTTGAATCATCCCGACATGCGCCCGCTGCTGCTGCCAGAAGATTGGGATCAGGGGCCTCCAATGCGCAAGGGGTGGACCGGCAGAGATTTCATTGTAAAACCTGAGTAA